From Pseudarthrobacter equi, a single genomic window includes:
- a CDS encoding sigma 54-interacting transcriptional regulator: protein MTDRPEISTVGELRAAGHVLKDLRHEIRDNLLAALADGRDPWPGLYGFGRTVLPQLERALIAGHDLVLLGERGQGKTRVLRTLAGLLDEWSPVIDGSELNEHPYEPITEASRALADSEGDRLRVAWRHRSERYVEKLATPDTSVADLIGDVDPMRVAEGRRLGDPETIHYGLIPRSNRGIIAINELPDLAERIQVAMLNVMEERDIQIRGYVLRLPLDVLVVASANPEDYTNRGRIITPLKDRFGAEIRTHYPIELEDEVAVIRQEGRLVADVPAVILEILARYTRALRHSPAINQTSGVSARFAIAGAETVAAAALRRASLRGEDQAVARIIDLEPAVEVLSGKLEFESGEEGREQGILDHLLRTATAEAVRAHFQGIDMGPLVAALDGHRTVTTGGQVTAKEFLGNLPSLNGSGLYDLIGKRMGAQNDGQRAAAVELALEGLYLGRRISKEADDDETVYG from the coding sequence GTGACTGACCGTCCCGAAATCTCCACTGTTGGCGAACTGCGTGCCGCGGGTCATGTCCTCAAGGACCTGCGCCACGAAATCCGAGACAACCTGCTGGCCGCGCTCGCGGACGGGCGGGATCCCTGGCCCGGGCTTTACGGGTTTGGCCGAACCGTCCTGCCCCAACTGGAGCGGGCGCTGATCGCCGGGCATGACCTGGTGCTGCTGGGCGAACGGGGCCAGGGCAAGACCCGCGTGCTGCGCACGCTGGCCGGACTGCTCGACGAATGGTCACCTGTCATCGACGGCTCAGAGCTGAACGAACACCCCTATGAACCGATCACGGAAGCCTCGCGGGCCCTTGCCGACTCGGAGGGGGACAGGCTGCGGGTCGCCTGGCGGCACCGCTCGGAGCGGTACGTGGAGAAGCTCGCCACCCCGGACACCTCCGTGGCGGACCTCATCGGCGACGTGGACCCCATGCGGGTGGCCGAGGGCCGCCGCCTGGGCGACCCCGAAACCATCCACTACGGACTGATTCCGCGCTCCAACCGCGGCATCATCGCCATCAACGAACTTCCGGACCTTGCCGAGCGGATCCAGGTGGCCATGCTCAACGTGATGGAGGAACGGGACATCCAGATCCGCGGCTACGTGCTGCGGCTGCCGCTGGACGTCCTGGTGGTGGCATCGGCGAACCCCGAGGACTACACCAACCGCGGCCGGATCATCACCCCGCTGAAGGACCGCTTCGGAGCCGAGATCCGCACCCATTACCCCATCGAACTGGAGGATGAGGTTGCCGTCATCCGGCAGGAGGGGCGGCTCGTGGCGGACGTACCGGCCGTCATCCTGGAGATCCTCGCCAGGTACACGCGTGCACTGCGGCATTCACCAGCCATCAACCAGACGTCCGGAGTCTCCGCACGCTTCGCCATCGCCGGCGCGGAGACTGTGGCAGCCGCGGCCCTGCGCAGGGCCAGCCTCCGCGGTGAGGACCAGGCCGTGGCCCGCATCATCGACCTGGAACCGGCCGTGGAAGTCCTCAGCGGCAAGCTGGAATTTGAATCCGGGGAGGAAGGCCGCGAACAGGGCATCCTTGACCACCTCCTGCGCACCGCCACCGCAGAAGCCGTCAGGGCCCACTTCCAAGGCATCGACATGGGGCCGCTCGTGGCCGCGCTCGACGGCCACAGGACCGTCACCACCGGCGGCCAAGTGACGGCGAAGGAGTTCCTGGGCAACCTCCCCTCGCTGAACGGATCAGGGTTGTACGACCTGATTGGCAAGCGAATGGGTGCGCAGAACGACGGACAGCGCGCCGCCGCCGTCGAACTGGCCCTCGAAGGGCTGTACCTCGGCCGGCGGATCTCCAAAGAGGCCGACGACGACGAAACGGTCTACGGCTGA